CTCGCCGAAAACGGTTCCAGCATCCTCTTTACCCTCGGTGCCGAGCATATCAGCGACAACGGCCGCACACAGGAAGAAGCCCAAACATCGCCTTACCAGAACCACTCCACCTACCCCTTCATGGTGGTAGAATACGCCACTCCGGTCATCACCTCCAATCTCTGGATTACGGCAGGATTCGAGGGAGGACTCTCCATCGAGAAGAACTGCATTGCCGGCTACATCAACCATTCCAACTATCAGGATTTCTACGCCCAGCTGGATTACAACATCGGCAAGTGGGGATTCATGGCAGGCGACCGCTTCCGCATCATCAACTTCCGACCTAAGCAGATAGCGCCCGAAGAGCACTGGAAGCATACCACCCGCAACCACATTTACTCGGCAAGTGCCTATTACACCTTCACACCGGGACATACCCTGCAGGCCACCTACTGCCGCCGCATCTTCAATCCTGAGTTCGGCGATTTCGTAACCGCAGGCGATATGGAGGGTGCCTGGCAGCCGGTTTATACTGCGGATATAGGCAACAGTATGGCCAACGTGGTAGAACTCAAGCATACCTACAGCCGCCCAGCCTTCGTGCTCAGCACCTCGGTAAAGAACATCCACCAGCACCTGCTCAACTCCATCCACGACAATACGCTCGGCATCGGAACCACCGCCTTCTGGCATAAGGGCATCATGCGCCTCACTGCCGGTATCAACTACTTCTGGCAGCGTAGCGAGACCCCTTCTGAGGAAACTCAGCAGCGCGATGCAGATTACAACCATTTTGCCGTATTCAAGCTGGCACCGCAGTTCACGTTAGCCGATGGCTGGCGCCTCACTTCCAACATCATCTGGTGCACGCGCCGCAGCAGCAATGCCTATACCCCAGCTAATCTCTATGCCGAAGTGGGAGTATATAAGAATCTGGGTAAGCACTGGACGCTTGAAGGCCGCTTCCACGACATGGCAAGCCAGCACTTTGGCAACCGCGCCGCCACCATCGGCTGCACCTATTATTTTTAACCCTCTTTTCTCACCTATCGCCAACGGCTTTATTTACGAGAAACAGAGAGGATACTGACTTTCAAAGAAAAAGGACTTTCGAGGAAGATTATCCAATGAAAGAGAAAGAAAGAACAAATCCCAATCCTTTGGAATAAATTCCGTGGATTGGGATTTTTATTATGCAGAAGAAATTATAGTTAATTTCAGTAAGTTTCCTAAAGACAACTTGAGAATTTCCTAAATGAACATTAGAAAAACTTGTCAATATCAATGGAAACTCCTATCTGGAAGGTCACACCATCCGTAATCGGACTGTTCAGATAATAATACTTAGGCTTATAACCGAAGAGATTATCCAGCGCCGCATTTACCTTCACCGCCTTGCCGATGCGCTGCACCAGCGAGAGTTTCCAGAGCGTGTAGGCAGGATATTCCACGGAGATCGTGCCCTTGCTCACATCATAATAGTCCTTGTATTCCACATTCTCCACGCCCGAAAGCACACGCCCCTGCAAACCGATGTTCAGCCCATAGTTGCTGCTTATCTGGCGATCGTAGTCCATACGCACGTTCAGCGCATGCTCACGGGCAGGAATATACTGGTTGTTGATGGAATTCCCGTCCTTGTCCTTCGCCAGCTGCTCCTTCGTATAAGCATAAGTGATGCGAGCACCCAGACCATTGTTCCATTTCGCCTGTGCCCCTACTTCACCACCACACACGCTGTAGTCGTCCAGATTAGAATAAGGCAGATAAGGCAGCTTGTCTTCCGCCGTCTTGAAATAAGGAGCCGCCGTAGAAAGCTTGTTCTTCACCTTATTATAATATATAGAGGCCGTATAGTTGTAGTGGCCCTTCGCATATTCGGCCGAGAGATTGAAGTTATGG
This is a stretch of genomic DNA from Segatella hominis. It encodes these proteins:
- a CDS encoding outer membrane beta-barrel family protein; this translates as MKINSITKKSLLLISLAMVSTTYQTQAAPIEHIGDRYIMHLPEMELTGEESLLDVLMMCPEVISLDGNNIIGGDPFANLYGKFVIRIDNQEYGLDYATFLHHFKAREIETIKVCQNAEVMKGCSSLKKVIDITLRKKENGTTGRWGLFGDTYGGAKGIVSVISQQDKLRVLSHVEGNFQRTSSSDKDAYQGISGTTVNHYSHEGAKLNLLWTPTAKDVLEIDAMQTYTRNHFTHTPADYVRAYHLQADYTRTLAENGSSILFTLGAEHISDNGRTQEEAQTSPYQNHSTYPFMVVEYATPVITSNLWITAGFEGGLSIEKNCIAGYINHSNYQDFYAQLDYNIGKWGFMAGDRFRIINFRPKQIAPEEHWKHTTRNHIYSASAYYTFTPGHTLQATYCRRIFNPEFGDFVTAGDMEGAWQPVYTADIGNSMANVVELKHTYSRPAFVLSTSVKNIHQHLLNSIHDNTLGIGTTAFWHKGIMRLTAGINYFWQRSETPSEETQQRDADYNHFAVFKLAPQFTLADGWRLTSNIIWCTRRSSNAYTPANLYAEVGVYKNLGKHWTLEGRFHDMASQHFGNRAATIGCTYYF